The following coding sequences lie in one Thermodesulfobacteriota bacterium genomic window:
- a CDS encoding potassium channel protein: protein MMEIKDKIDTGLTSIPEENTAATSDQSSTGYRYYTKTSTRLEPMTEWRFAQMWEVIRTILNQRVARALVWVVIVLLLGAAGFYIIVLIFSPDPFAHGLLDSLYLSVITLTTVGYGDNLNLLSLPQPGRTIGQAFSITYLLVAYGVVVWASSTVVAYLVEGSLSGVLLRRRIQKRINMLTDHYILCGIGITGIAIIEEFQKTAHPLVIVELDKELISQLKSVFPKDELLIVEGDATEEGVLRQAGILRANGIICNLSNDRDNLFLTLTARSMNSWLRIVSHGVEPRSKEKILRAGADSVIYPGTIGALRMASEMLRPTVVSFLDKMLRDTRQQRVSEVKLADRSKYAGKTLRDSGIYKDTGMLVLAIMLPNQDEEKFIYNPSADFVLEPGSVLVVIGDVEQVRILEKHANPEVG from the coding sequence ATGATGGAGATAAAGGACAAAATAGATACTGGGTTGACTTCTATTCCGGAAGAGAACACTGCGGCAACTTCGGACCAATCAAGTACAGGATACCGTTACTATACAAAAACCTCAACAAGACTGGAACCAATGACCGAGTGGAGGTTCGCTCAGATGTGGGAAGTGATTCGAACTATTTTGAATCAAAGGGTTGCGAGGGCTTTGGTTTGGGTGGTTATTGTTTTGTTACTTGGTGCAGCGGGTTTCTATATAATAGTTTTGATTTTCTCTCCCGACCCTTTTGCTCATGGGCTGTTGGATTCTTTATATTTGTCTGTTATAACCCTAACAACGGTGGGTTACGGAGACAACCTAAATTTGTTGTCTCTTCCACAACCGGGTCGAACTATTGGCCAGGCCTTTTCTATAACTTATCTCTTGGTTGCCTATGGAGTGGTTGTTTGGGCATCCTCAACAGTGGTTGCGTATCTTGTAGAGGGGTCACTCTCTGGAGTGTTATTAAGAAGGCGAATTCAAAAACGAATTAACATGTTAACTGACCATTATATATTATGTGGAATAGGAATTACAGGAATTGCCATTATTGAAGAATTCCAAAAGACCGCTCATCCGTTGGTTATCGTGGAATTGGATAAAGAGTTGATTTCGCAATTAAAGTCTGTTTTTCCTAAAGATGAATTACTGATTGTTGAAGGGGATGCAACTGAAGAAGGGGTTCTTCGTCAAGCGGGAATCTTACGTGCTAACGGAATAATATGTAATTTGTCAAACGATCGTGATAATCTTTTTTTGACCTTGACAGCCAGGTCTATGAACAGTTGGTTGCGCATTGTTTCTCATGGTGTTGAGCCAAGGAGCAAGGAAAAAATACTCAGGGCTGGAGCTGATAGTGTCATATATCCTGGCACAATAGGCGCGCTTAGAATGGCCTCAGAGATGCTTCGACCGACTGTAGTATCTTTCCTTGATAAGATGCTTAGAGACACGCGTCAGCAGCGGGTTTCAGAAGTCAAACTCGCTGATCGTTCCAAATACGCTGGTAAAACCTTAAGAGATTCTGGGATCTATAAAGACACCGGTATGCTTGTTTTGGCTATCATGTTGCCAAATCAAGATGAAGAAAAGTTTATTTATAACCCTTCGGCGGATTTTGTATTGGAGCCGGGCTCGGTCTTAGTGGTGATTGGCGATGTTGAGCAGGTGCGAATACTGGAGAAACATGCAAATCCTGA
- a CDS encoding tetratricopeptide repeat protein produces MTYGRFILITFLIWAISYPVRADFEVNLNKGIAAYLRKDYTGAAKLLEEALKENPQSATANHVLGLSLLRLDKYDQSVPYLEKAKELDPNLKGIHLDLGTAYLKLEQYSLALPEFKEAVRQEPDSGLANYDLGYTQYKLENYEQAITSLDKASKLDPDLAVPAHFFAGISRYRLKNYEEAKNDFQLVGQFGAGTDTAGAALEYLDIIANLTKRYYGAASTGIQYDTNVALQPNGIPIVSDKSAWREVFFANLGFNPYLTKDTVLGGSYSGYLSFNNGLEEFNVQDHLINLYGRRKTSVGKIPVSLFLDYFYDITFLGGSPADNLFSQSHSVSPKVIFEWTTNTSTELSYNLRYYDFKNFPERDAYNNNWTVAQLFSLYDGRILFRPGFNFALNSAKDIEGTRNFDYTAPQFFLEAIAYMPFDITTFITTNYFRQDYYNDPFDRVDNQIGVLVVVSKQLYKIFSIDFGYQHISNFSDSTFPGPEPFQYNQDVFSVTFNARF; encoded by the coding sequence CTGACTTACGGCCGGTTTATCCTGATAACGTTCCTGATCTGGGCTATTTCCTACCCTGTTAGGGCTGATTTCGAGGTTAATCTCAATAAGGGGATTGCCGCTTATCTCAGAAAGGATTACACTGGAGCGGCCAAACTCTTGGAAGAGGCTTTGAAGGAAAACCCTCAGAGCGCGACGGCAAACCATGTTCTGGGGCTTTCTTTGTTAAGGCTAGATAAATACGACCAGTCTGTACCCTACCTTGAAAAAGCAAAAGAGTTAGACCCCAATTTAAAGGGTATACATCTGGACTTGGGAACCGCCTATCTCAAGCTGGAGCAATATAGCCTGGCACTTCCTGAATTTAAAGAAGCTGTGCGTCAAGAACCCGACAGTGGTCTCGCAAACTACGACCTGGGCTATACACAGTATAAGCTCGAAAACTATGAACAGGCAATAACCTCTTTGGATAAGGCTTCCAAGCTTGACCCCGATCTTGCGGTTCCTGCTCATTTCTTTGCAGGGATCAGTCGATACAGGCTTAAAAACTATGAGGAGGCAAAGAATGACTTTCAACTCGTAGGACAGTTTGGGGCAGGGACGGACACAGCAGGGGCTGCATTGGAATATTTGGACATAATCGCTAATCTCACCAAACGATATTACGGAGCAGCCAGCACTGGAATACAGTATGACACCAACGTTGCACTGCAACCCAACGGCATCCCGATTGTCTCCGATAAGAGCGCTTGGCGTGAGGTGTTTTTCGCAAATTTGGGCTTTAACCCCTATCTCACCAAGGATACGGTGTTGGGCGGCAGCTATTCCGGCTATTTATCATTTAACAATGGTTTGGAGGAATTTAACGTACAAGACCACCTAATAAATCTCTATGGACGGAGAAAAACTTCTGTTGGAAAAATTCCCGTTAGTCTTTTTCTGGACTATTTCTATGACATCACCTTTCTAGGTGGTTCTCCCGCAGATAATCTTTTCTCCCAGTCCCACTCAGTAAGTCCAAAGGTAATTTTCGAGTGGACAACAAATACCAGCACAGAGTTGTCCTACAACCTTAGATACTATGACTTTAAGAATTTCCCGGAAAGAGATGCTTATAATAATAACTGGACCGTGGCTCAGCTCTTCAGTCTATATGATGGTAGGATCCTTTTCAGACCTGGATTTAACTTCGCCCTAAATAGCGCTAAAGATATTGAAGGGACACGCAACTTTGATTATACTGCTCCCCAGTTCTTTCTTGAAGCTATTGCCTATATGCCATTCGATATAACGACTTTCATCACAACTAATTACTTCAGGCAAGACTATTATAACGACCCGTTCGACAGGGTAGACAATCAGATCGGTGTGTTAGTCGTTGTTTCCAAGCAGCTTTATAAGATCTTTTCGATTGATTTTGGCTATCAGCATATATCCAATTTTTCAGATAGCACCTTTCCTGGACCCGAGCCATTCCAGTATAATCAGGATGTATTCTCGGTGACCTTCAATGCGAGGTTTTAG
- a CDS encoding GAF domain-containing SpoIIE family protein phosphatase — MPDTKSSKEIKRQVRDLKALLDVSKAISNEAHLDDLLQVIMDKTTEVIDADRSSLFLYDESTGELWSKIAQKLGKIKEIRFAVGVGIAGEVAKTRNGINIKDAYNDPRFNPEFDKQTGYHTRSILCIPIISINGNLVGVIQVLNKKGGRVFDKRDESLLEALVSHAAVALERAKLTEAYVEKQRIEEALKLARDIQMSILPKRFPPFPDRNEFEIFATIEPAKEVGGDFYDFFFIDQQNLYFCIGDVSGKGIPASLFMAVTKTLIKAKTTKGMFPDEILTNVNKELCVDNDTAMFVTIFCGILNTSTGEVFYSNGGHNHPYILSQDHGTKPLNNKSGMALGVNQAAKYSTSAVTLAPGDSIFLYTDGVTEAMDIHGNFYTDERLIRLLGNQKHLPIEDRLRTTLNDLKNFSSGAPPADDITLLGIQYQKT; from the coding sequence ATGCCTGATACTAAATCATCAAAAGAAATCAAACGTCAAGTAAGAGATCTAAAAGCACTGCTCGATGTTTCAAAGGCTATATCAAATGAAGCTCATTTAGACGACCTTTTACAGGTGATCATGGACAAAACTACTGAGGTAATTGATGCTGATCGGAGTAGTCTCTTCTTATATGATGAATCTACAGGTGAACTCTGGAGCAAAATTGCTCAAAAGCTCGGAAAGATAAAGGAAATCCGTTTTGCAGTAGGGGTCGGCATCGCCGGGGAAGTAGCTAAGACTCGAAATGGCATAAATATCAAAGATGCATATAACGACCCGAGATTCAATCCTGAATTCGACAAACAGACCGGATACCATACAAGATCGATACTTTGCATACCGATCATCAGTATCAATGGAAATTTGGTTGGTGTTATTCAGGTGCTCAATAAGAAAGGCGGAAGAGTATTTGATAAACGGGATGAGTCTCTTTTGGAGGCATTAGTGTCCCATGCTGCTGTGGCTCTAGAAAGAGCAAAACTGACTGAAGCATACGTCGAGAAACAACGCATCGAGGAAGCCTTAAAACTAGCACGGGATATACAGATGAGTATATTACCCAAAAGATTTCCGCCATTTCCCGATAGGAATGAATTTGAAATTTTCGCCACTATCGAGCCTGCAAAGGAAGTGGGGGGAGATTTTTACGACTTTTTCTTCATAGACCAACAAAACTTATACTTCTGTATTGGAGATGTCTCGGGAAAGGGTATCCCCGCATCACTTTTTATGGCAGTTACCAAGACACTAATTAAAGCAAAAACTACAAAAGGTATGTTCCCCGACGAGATTCTAACTAACGTAAACAAAGAACTATGTGTCGATAATGACACTGCGATGTTCGTCACTATTTTTTGTGGAATCCTCAATACTAGTACAGGTGAGGTGTTTTACAGCAATGGAGGCCACAACCATCCTTACATCTTATCACAAGACCATGGAACTAAACCATTAAACAACAAGTCAGGAATGGCATTGGGAGTAAATCAAGCAGCAAAGTATTCAACCAGCGCGGTAACTCTAGCTCCTGGAGATAGCATATTTCTGTATACCGACGGGGTAACAGAAGCAATGGATATCCATGGCAACTTTTACACAGACGAACGCCTGATAAGATTATTAGGGAATCAAAAACATCTTCCAATCGAGGATAGATTAAGAACTACCTTAAATGATTTGAAGAATTTTTCATCGGGTGCCCCTCCTGCAGATGATATCACACTCCTGGGAATACAATACCAAAAAACGTAA
- a CDS encoding adenylate/guanylate cyclase domain-containing protein yields MERSDKNFLFVGIAIGLFSALLSLSLYTWSPSFLNEVDLRYSDFRFKTRGNIEPNPKVVIVAIDEKSINQLGRWPWSRYLIAEFIEKLSDYKPKVVGFDILFSEQESKDADIALGKAVEKSRNIILGYFFRDDATEEPTTASLKQVKRSNIKLIKYLDKPPSNVLKTFRSADLNLPEIGAGALGFGFFNMLPDGDGIFRRSQLLMSYDGEIYPSLNLESIRLFLGGDLWLTMASYGVEALNINKTQIPTDESGQLLVNFYGPGGTFKTYSAVDVVSGKVPVEALENKIVLVGATEIGIADLRPTPFNPVFPGVEIHASVAGNILDGRFLIENNLTHALDIGLLFMLPILLVFLLIRARGTVIGFTIFIVFVFLYLLGNFVIFTRLNFVISTIYPALSIGFAYVFFEAYRNLVIERRSRYLRKAFSSYVSSDIVDEILRDPDKLKLGGENKNVTLLFSDIRGFTSLSESIPPEMLVSVLNEYLSPMTQIVMEERGTLDKYIGDAVMAIFGAPLDVPDHATRACQASLSMLKKLGQINNEWRKRNFPTISIGIGINTGAAIVGNMGANMRFDYTAIGDSVNLASRLEGLNKLYGTEIIISKSTLENLNSSEAPFLFRELDLVQVKGKEEPISIFELVNTFSGDSNKTDLVRMFTEALNTYREGKFLAAKEKFAEILLNFPNDTPSALYKERCQEYILHPPPLDWTGVYTAKEK; encoded by the coding sequence ATGGAAAGAAGTGATAAAAATTTTCTATTCGTAGGCATTGCAATTGGCCTCTTCTCGGCGCTACTCAGTCTATCCCTCTATACATGGTCTCCATCTTTTCTCAATGAGGTCGACCTCCGGTATAGCGACTTCCGTTTTAAGACTCGTGGAAATATAGAACCCAATCCTAAAGTAGTGATAGTTGCGATTGACGAAAAAAGCATCAACCAGTTGGGAAGATGGCCATGGTCTCGCTATCTTATTGCCGAGTTTATAGAGAAGCTATCGGACTATAAACCAAAGGTCGTCGGGTTCGATATCCTTTTCTCAGAACAAGAGTCCAAGGATGCGGATATTGCCCTTGGAAAAGCTGTGGAAAAGAGTCGAAACATCATCTTAGGTTATTTTTTCCGTGACGACGCTACTGAAGAACCCACTACCGCGTCGCTCAAGCAGGTAAAACGATCAAATATTAAGCTTATAAAATATCTTGATAAACCCCCGTCAAATGTTCTAAAGACATTCCGTTCCGCAGATCTAAACCTTCCTGAGATTGGTGCGGGCGCCCTGGGATTTGGGTTTTTCAATATGCTGCCCGACGGAGACGGCATCTTCCGTCGCTCGCAACTCCTCATGAGTTATGATGGTGAGATTTATCCGTCGCTGAACCTTGAAAGCATTCGACTTTTTCTCGGTGGAGATTTATGGCTTACCATGGCCTCTTACGGAGTGGAGGCTCTTAACATAAACAAAACGCAAATTCCTACGGATGAATCTGGACAGCTCCTCGTTAACTTTTACGGCCCAGGTGGCACTTTTAAGACCTATTCAGCCGTGGATGTCGTATCGGGAAAAGTCCCGGTTGAAGCTTTAGAAAACAAAATAGTCTTGGTAGGAGCCACGGAGATAGGAATAGCTGATTTGAGACCAACCCCTTTTAATCCCGTCTTTCCGGGCGTTGAAATACATGCCAGTGTTGCGGGAAATATTCTCGATGGCAGATTTCTTATCGAAAATAACCTTACTCATGCATTGGACATCGGATTACTCTTTATGCTTCCAATACTACTCGTTTTTCTACTAATAAGAGCCAGAGGCACCGTCATCGGATTCACTATTTTTATAGTTTTTGTGTTCCTTTACTTGTTGGGAAACTTTGTAATCTTTACACGTTTGAATTTTGTCATTAGTACTATTTATCCCGCTTTATCTATTGGCTTTGCATACGTATTCTTTGAAGCTTACCGCAATCTTGTCATAGAGAGAAGAAGCCGTTATCTTCGGAAGGCCTTTAGCAGTTACGTGTCATCGGATATCGTAGACGAAATCTTAAGGGACCCTGATAAACTCAAGCTAGGAGGAGAAAACAAAAATGTTACTTTGCTTTTCTCAGACATACGGGGTTTTACTTCACTTTCCGAGAGCATTCCTCCCGAGATGCTCGTATCGGTCCTCAATGAATATCTTAGTCCAATGACCCAAATTGTTATGGAAGAGCGCGGCACACTTGATAAATATATCGGAGACGCCGTGATGGCAATTTTCGGTGCCCCTCTGGACGTTCCCGATCATGCAACGCGCGCCTGTCAAGCATCTCTCTCGATGTTGAAGAAGCTTGGACAGATCAATAACGAATGGAGGAAAAGAAATTTCCCCACCATCTCCATTGGAATAGGAATCAATACGGGCGCGGCTATTGTCGGAAACATGGGAGCTAACATGAGGTTTGATTATACGGCAATCGGTGATAGTGTCAACTTAGCTTCACGTCTAGAGGGTCTCAATAAACTCTATGGGACCGAGATTATTATAAGTAAGTCAACCTTAGAAAATCTTAATTCATCAGAAGCGCCTTTTTTATTCCGGGAGCTTGACCTTGTGCAGGTGAAAGGTAAGGAAGAACCAATCTCCATCTTTGAGCTTGTCAACACTTTCTCTGGTGATAGCAACAAGACCGATTTGGTCAGGATGTTTACGGAAGCACTCAACACTTATCGGGAGGGTAAGTTCCTCGCGGCAAAAGAAAAGTTCGCCGAGATTCTACTAAATTTCCCCAACGACACACCCTCAGCCCTGTATAAAGAGCGATGTCAAGAGTACATACTCCATCCGCCGCCCCTGGATTGGACCGGCGTCTACACTGCAAAGGAAAAATGA